One Hyphomicrobium album genomic window carries:
- a CDS encoding alpha-2-macroglobulin family protein, translating into MPLLARLILALTLLLPPLAPVMAQTSQAVHPFAHQGVKEDSQRYEAYLKSNWKLSGKSAADLRREGDRALRSDARAASRAFAGAAVADGRDADAWIGLARSLLAIPADPNKDSERYDLPVNASGAAYIAYERAKDDPQKARALAVLGDALVRRSYWRPALDALKISLALADNGAVRESYDKLRTEHGFRMTDYKAEAETASPRLCLQFSEGLARGQVDFAKFVSVDGKDPQSVTPENEQLCIDGLSHGQRYKVQVREGLPSAVEEELTKTIDIAVYVPDRKPFVRFSGKSYVLPSRGQQGIPLVSINTAKVEVEVYRIGDRNLVGALENGDFQRQLQGYELEQIRARTGEKIFSGSMDVPQKLNEEITTALPVTDAVGKLKPGVYVMIAKPTQKSKNDYGSEATQWFIVSDLGLTAFSGDDGVHAFVRSLADTNPSADVNVKLIARNNEVLGTAKTDARGYARFESGLSRGEGGLQPALLMAESSTGEYAFLDLTSGAFDLSDRGVKGREPPGPLDGFIYTERGVYRPGEDVHIAALVRDGAGKAATLPVTLIVSRPDGVEHARYTLKDRGLGGRDITLPLAPSSQTGTWRAKLHTDPDKDPITQVTFLVEDFVPERLDLKLEPPAAALSPQETQTIKAVGRYLYGPPAADLAIEGDIVVKPSKKDVEGYPGFQFGQADETIEPVRKPLDAATTTDAEGIAQVAVTLPPVTQTAKPLEASVILRLRESGGRTIERSISIPVDLHQARIGIKPLFKGTDLDEKQTASFEVVQLDSTGKRAAADGLTWVLNRLDTNWQWYRRDGQWNYEAVTLTRKVADGTISTTADGAFAKIDANVDWGRYKLEIVSADPNGPSASVTFNAGWYTAASEAESPEILDVALDRAGYKPGDTAKLRIATKQGGKALISVLSGGLLSMQEIDVPNGGGEADVKVGEGWGAGAYVTAMLYRPLDEGLKRMPSRAIGVQWLGLDQAENTLKVELGTPEKIKSGTTLTVPVKVDGLKAGEEARVTLAAVDLGILNLTRFQTPSPESWFYAQRRMGLEIRDFYGRLIDGMRAERGTLRSGGDGGADMGLQGSPPVEATVAEFSGIVTIGADGTAKVDFDIPDFNGTVRVMAVAWSADKLGHGQSDVIVRDAVALTASGPRFLTLGDEARLDIAVHNVEGPQAAYKVELINGENAVHTASLDLKANERRSEHVPVKPETVGLVEYDIRVTGPNGIDVKRHLTFDVKPPAGDIKRTTIAKLKAGGNISLSPDLVRDMIASRTRVSIAVGPIATLDIPALLTSLDRYPYGCAEQTVSRALPLVYANAVAAQLGIAPDKELKARVQAAVDRVFDMQDSGGAFGVWGPVTTDLWLTGYVTDFLTRAKEQGFVVNPQGFNQALDRLQNFIAYAEDFQKGGEDRAYALYVLARNGRAPIGDLRYYADTRLDRFSTPLAKAQLGAALAMMGDKPRAETAFASALDALDLPEATGLGGYRADYGSDLRDSAALVTLATETRVSNVEAPKLVNVIAQAYTGRSYTSTQEQAWMLMAAHALAEEGNDLKLIVNGAPVVGAVTRAMSAEELLKSPLTVTNDGTAPVDAVVSVIGSALTPEPPVSKGFTIERSYYTLDGTPVDLKSATGGTAQIQQNERLVAVVKISATDPGGRVLLVDRLPAGFEIDNPRLVDSGDVKALDWLKTTVQPEHSEFRDDRFVAAFNFSSAGSEQATAEGESTPDGQAVTKGPAASATVAYMVRAVTPGAFVHPAATVEDMYRPERYARSAAGKLTVTPGK; encoded by the coding sequence ATGCCTTTGCTCGCGCGCCTCATACTCGCCCTCACGCTTCTCCTCCCCCCGCTGGCGCCCGTCATGGCCCAGACCTCCCAAGCGGTGCATCCCTTCGCCCACCAGGGCGTGAAGGAGGACTCGCAGCGCTACGAGGCGTACCTCAAATCCAACTGGAAACTGTCGGGCAAGAGCGCCGCCGATCTGCGGCGTGAAGGCGACCGGGCGTTGCGCAGCGACGCGCGCGCGGCGTCACGCGCTTTCGCCGGTGCCGCGGTTGCCGACGGACGCGATGCCGACGCATGGATCGGCCTCGCTCGCTCGCTGCTCGCCATTCCCGCCGATCCGAACAAGGATAGCGAGCGCTACGACTTGCCGGTGAACGCTTCCGGCGCTGCCTACATCGCCTACGAGCGCGCCAAGGACGATCCGCAGAAGGCGCGCGCCCTCGCCGTCCTCGGCGACGCGTTGGTGCGCCGCTCCTACTGGCGACCGGCACTCGACGCCCTGAAGATCAGCCTGGCGCTCGCCGACAACGGCGCGGTACGCGAGTCCTACGACAAGCTGCGCACCGAGCACGGCTTCCGCATGACCGACTACAAGGCAGAAGCCGAAACGGCGTCGCCGCGTCTGTGCCTGCAGTTCTCCGAGGGCCTCGCGCGCGGCCAGGTCGACTTCGCCAAGTTCGTCTCTGTCGACGGCAAGGACCCGCAGAGCGTCACCCCCGAGAACGAGCAGCTGTGCATCGACGGGTTAAGCCACGGCCAGCGCTACAAGGTGCAGGTGCGCGAAGGCCTTCCCTCCGCCGTCGAGGAGGAGCTGACAAAGACCATCGACATCGCCGTCTATGTGCCCGACCGCAAGCCGTTCGTGCGCTTCTCCGGCAAGTCGTACGTGCTGCCGAGCCGCGGCCAGCAGGGTATTCCGCTCGTCTCCATCAACACAGCCAAGGTCGAGGTCGAGGTCTACCGTATCGGCGACCGCAACCTCGTCGGTGCCCTCGAGAACGGCGACTTCCAGAGGCAGCTGCAGGGCTATGAGCTCGAGCAGATCCGCGCCCGTACCGGCGAGAAGATCTTCAGTGGCTCGATGGACGTACCGCAGAAGCTCAACGAGGAGATCACCACGGCGCTCCCCGTCACCGACGCGGTCGGCAAACTGAAGCCCGGCGTCTACGTGATGATCGCCAAGCCGACGCAAAAGTCGAAGAACGACTACGGCAGCGAGGCGACGCAGTGGTTCATTGTCTCCGACCTCGGCCTCACCGCCTTCTCCGGCGATGACGGCGTGCATGCCTTCGTTCGCTCGCTCGCCGACACGAACCCGTCGGCCGATGTCAACGTCAAGCTGATCGCTCGCAACAACGAGGTGCTGGGCACGGCGAAAACGGACGCGCGCGGCTATGCGCGCTTCGAGTCGGGCCTCAGCCGCGGCGAAGGCGGCCTGCAGCCGGCGCTTCTCATGGCCGAGAGCTCGACAGGCGAATATGCCTTCCTCGATCTCACGTCCGGCGCCTTCGATTTGAGCGACCGCGGCGTCAAGGGCCGCGAGCCTCCCGGCCCGCTCGACGGTTTCATCTATACGGAGCGCGGCGTCTACCGCCCCGGCGAGGACGTGCACATCGCGGCACTGGTGCGTGACGGCGCCGGAAAGGCGGCGACTCTGCCCGTGACGCTGATCGTCAGCCGTCCCGACGGCGTCGAGCACGCCCGTTACACACTCAAGGACCGCGGCCTCGGCGGCCGCGACATCACCCTGCCGCTGGCGCCGTCGTCGCAGACGGGCACCTGGCGCGCCAAGCTCCACACCGACCCCGACAAGGACCCGATCACCCAGGTGACGTTCCTCGTCGAGGACTTCGTTCCCGAGCGCCTCGACCTCAAGCTCGAGCCGCCGGCCGCAGCGCTGTCGCCGCAGGAGACGCAGACCATCAAGGCGGTAGGCCGCTATCTCTACGGCCCGCCGGCTGCCGACCTCGCCATCGAGGGCGACATCGTGGTGAAGCCGTCGAAGAAGGACGTCGAGGGCTACCCCGGCTTCCAGTTCGGTCAGGCGGACGAGACCATCGAGCCGGTGCGCAAGCCGCTCGACGCGGCGACCACGACCGACGCGGAGGGCATCGCCCAGGTCGCTGTTACGCTGCCGCCGGTCACGCAGACGGCGAAGCCGCTCGAAGCGAGCGTCATCCTGCGCCTGCGTGAATCGGGCGGACGCACCATCGAGCGGAGCATCAGCATCCCCGTCGACCTGCATCAGGCGCGCATCGGCATCAAGCCGCTGTTCAAAGGCACCGACCTCGACGAGAAGCAGACCGCGTCGTTCGAAGTGGTTCAGCTCGACAGCACCGGCAAGCGTGCCGCTGCCGATGGCCTGACGTGGGTGCTCAACCGGCTCGACACGAACTGGCAGTGGTATCGCCGCGACGGACAGTGGAACTACGAGGCGGTGACGCTTACCCGCAAGGTCGCCGACGGCACCATCTCGACCACCGCCGACGGCGCCTTCGCCAAGATCGATGCCAACGTCGACTGGGGCCGCTACAAGCTCGAGATCGTTTCGGCTGACCCGAACGGCCCGTCTGCCAGCGTGACGTTCAACGCCGGCTGGTACACGGCGGCGAGCGAGGCCGAGAGCCCGGAGATCCTCGATGTGGCTCTCGATCGTGCCGGCTACAAGCCGGGCGACACCGCCAAGCTGCGTATTGCTACCAAGCAGGGCGGCAAGGCGCTCATCTCGGTGCTGTCGGGCGGCCTTCTCTCCATGCAGGAGATCGACGTTCCCAACGGCGGCGGCGAAGCCGACGTGAAGGTGGGCGAGGGCTGGGGTGCCGGCGCCTACGTCACCGCCATGCTCTACCGTCCGCTCGACGAAGGCCTGAAGCGCATGCCCTCGCGCGCCATCGGCGTGCAGTGGCTGGGCCTCGACCAGGCGGAGAACACGCTGAAGGTCGAGCTCGGCACGCCCGAAAAGATCAAGTCGGGCACCACGCTGACCGTGCCCGTGAAGGTTGACGGGCTGAAAGCCGGCGAGGAGGCGCGCGTCACGCTCGCCGCCGTCGACCTCGGCATCCTCAACCTGACGCGCTTCCAGACGCCGTCGCCGGAATCCTGGTTCTATGCACAAAGGCGCATGGGGCTGGAGATCCGCGACTTCTACGGCCGTTTGATCGACGGCATGCGCGCCGAGCGTGGCACGCTGCGCTCGGGCGGTGACGGCGGTGCCGACATGGGCCTGCAGGGCAGCCCGCCCGTGGAAGCGACGGTCGCCGAGTTCTCCGGGATCGTCACTATCGGTGCCGACGGGACGGCGAAGGTCGACTTCGACATCCCCGACTTCAACGGTACCGTCCGCGTCATGGCGGTCGCCTGGAGTGCCGACAAGCTAGGTCACGGCCAATCGGACGTCATCGTGCGCGACGCCGTGGCGCTCACCGCCTCGGGTCCCCGTTTCCTGACGCTCGGCGACGAGGCACGCCTCGACATTGCCGTGCACAACGTGGAAGGACCGCAAGCCGCCTACAAGGTCGAGCTCATCAACGGCGAAAACGCCGTGCACACGGCGAGCCTCGACCTCAAGGCGAACGAGCGGCGCTCCGAGCACGTGCCGGTGAAGCCTGAGACCGTCGGCCTCGTCGAGTATGACATCCGCGTCACCGGTCCCAACGGCATCGACGTCAAGCGTCATTTGACCTTCGATGTGAAACCGCCGGCCGGCGACATCAAGCGCACGACCATCGCCAAGCTGAAGGCGGGTGGAAACATCTCGCTCAGCCCGGATCTGGTGCGCGACATGATCGCCTCCCGTACCCGCGTGTCGATCGCCGTCGGCCCCATCGCCACGCTCGACATCCCGGCGCTGCTCACCTCGCTCGACCGCTACCCCTACGGTTGCGCCGAGCAAACCGTGAGCCGCGCGCTGCCACTCGTCTACGCCAACGCGGTTGCCGCCCAGCTCGGCATCGCGCCGGACAAGGAGCTGAAAGCGCGCGTGCAGGCGGCCGTCGACCGCGTGTTCGATATGCAGGACTCCGGCGGCGCCTTCGGCGTCTGGGGTCCGGTCACCACCGACCTGTGGCTGACCGGCTACGTCACTGACTTCCTCACCCGCGCCAAGGAGCAGGGCTTTGTGGTCAACCCGCAGGGCTTCAACCAGGCGCTCGACCGGCTGCAGAACTTCATCGCCTACGCGGAGGACTTCCAGAAGGGCGGTGAGGATCGGGCCTACGCGCTCTACGTCCTTGCCCGCAACGGCCGCGCGCCCATCGGCGACCTGCGCTACTACGCCGACACGCGTCTCGACCGCTTCTCCACGCCGCTCGCCAAGGCGCAGCTCGGCGCGGCGCTGGCGATGATGGGCGACAAGCCGCGTGCAGAGACGGCGTTCGCCTCGGCCCTCGACGCCCTCGATCTGCCCGAGGCGACGGGGCTCGGCGGCTACCGTGCCGACTACGGCTCCGACTTGCGCGACAGCGCGGCATTGGTGACGCTCGCCACCGAAACGCGTGTCTCCAACGTCGAAGCGCCGAAGCTCGTCAACGTCATCGCCCAGGCCTACACGGGCCGCAGCTATACGTCGACGCAGGAGCAGGCGTGGATGCTGATGGCGGCGCACGCGCTTGCCGAGGAAGGCAACGATCTGAAGCTGATCGTCAACGGCGCCCCGGTCGTCGGTGCGGTCACCCGCGCCATGTCGGCGGAAGAGCTGCTGAAGTCGCCGCTCACCGTCACCAACGACGGCACGGCGCCGGTCGACGCTGTCGTCAGTGTCATCGGCTCGGCGCTTACGCCCGAGCCGCCGGTCTCCAAGGGCTTCACCATCGAGCGCAGCTATTACACGCTTGACGGCACGCCCGTGGACCTGAAGAGCGCCACCGGCGGTACCGCGCAGATCCAGCAGAACGAGCGTCTGGTCGCGGTCGTCAAAATCTCGGCGACCGACCCCGGCGGCCGCGTGCTGCTCGTCGACCGGCTACCCGCCGGCTTCGAGATCGACAACCCGCGTCTGGTCGACTCTGGCGACGTCAAGGCTCTCGACTGGCTGAAGACGACCGTGCAGCCGGAGCATTCCGAGTTCCGTGACGACCGCTTCGTCGCCGCCTTCAACTTCTCCAGCGCCGGCTCCGAGCAGGCGACGGCAGAGGGCGAAAGCACGCCGGACGGTCAGGCCGTGACCAAGGGACCGGCCGCCTCGGCAACGGTCGCTTACATGGTCCGCGCGGTGACGCCGGGTGCGTTCGTGCATCCTGCGGCCACGGTCGAGGACATGTACCGGCCCGAGCGCTACGCGCGCTCGGCGGCGGGCAAGCTCACCGTGACGCCGGGCAAGTGA
- the pbpC gene encoding penicillin-binding protein 1C, with product MRDAIKRRLSFSWRRTSNGGETHSSPPAAPRAKRYLRHALIGAGTLAGAVAVAAVSGYIAVDRLGAPDLAQVNQLSTTVLDRNGHLLRAFTTQSGRWRLPVEASDVDQRYLAMLMAFEDKRFYEHGGIDMRSLARAAVQLVENRRIVSGASTLTMQVARLIEGRYERSGGAKLRQIVGALQLEHHLNKRQILSLYLRLAPFGGNIEGVRAASLAYFGKEPRRLSIGEAALLVALPQSPEWRRPDRNPRAARVARDRVLQRATEEGVITEAEARRAALEPVPIGRRAFPKLAPHLAEAEVMAQPKETVHLLTIDRGVQRALEALAEEQTKLLGRKLSAAILAVDHTTGEVIAHVGSAGYLDDARAGAIDMVNAMRSPGSTLKPFIYGLAFEAGLAHPETLIEDRPVRYGSYAPKNFDEDFHGTVTIRDALAQSLNIPAVKVLSAVGPGKLAGRFRKIGVEPAFPDKTVPTLAMALGGVGLTLHDVTTLYAGLARGGDVVPLVHRRADVADAAKALLHGKQAERKRLLSPLAAWYVSDILKDAPPPVNAKAGRFAYKTGTSYGYRDAWAVGYDGKYTVAVWVGRPDGASTPGLSGRVAAAPILFDAFARLGDKRTPLSGPPSGALRVTGSELPPPLKRFREGGIADVAQGPFLEPRVLISFPPDRAEVETETGDQLLLKASGGVLPLTWLVNGAPITSDPRARQVVWQPDGNGFVRLSVVDAKGRVDRVTVRLKGSEGVVTMAGEEQKR from the coding sequence ATGCGCGACGCGATCAAAAGACGGCTCTCCTTTTCCTGGAGGAGAACGTCCAACGGCGGGGAGACACACAGCTCCCCGCCGGCCGCGCCGCGCGCCAAGCGCTATCTTCGCCACGCACTGATCGGCGCCGGGACGCTGGCCGGCGCAGTCGCCGTAGCTGCCGTCAGCGGCTACATCGCCGTAGACCGGCTGGGGGCGCCGGACCTCGCGCAGGTCAACCAACTCTCGACCACGGTGCTCGACCGCAACGGTCACCTGCTGCGCGCCTTCACCACCCAAAGCGGCCGCTGGCGTTTGCCGGTGGAGGCGAGCGACGTCGACCAGCGCTACCTCGCCATGCTCATGGCCTTCGAGGACAAGCGCTTCTACGAGCACGGCGGCATCGACATGCGGTCGCTGGCGCGCGCCGCGGTGCAGCTCGTCGAAAACCGCCGCATCGTCTCCGGCGCCTCGACGCTCACGATGCAGGTCGCGCGCCTCATCGAAGGGCGCTACGAGCGCTCGGGCGGCGCCAAGCTGCGCCAGATCGTCGGCGCGCTGCAGCTCGAGCATCATCTCAACAAGCGGCAGATCCTGTCGCTCTACCTGCGGCTGGCGCCGTTCGGCGGCAACATCGAAGGCGTCCGCGCGGCTTCTCTCGCCTATTTCGGCAAGGAGCCGCGGCGGTTGTCGATCGGCGAGGCGGCGCTGCTCGTCGCCCTGCCGCAATCACCCGAGTGGCGGCGACCCGATCGCAATCCGCGTGCCGCGCGCGTTGCCCGCGACCGGGTGCTCCAGCGGGCAACCGAAGAGGGCGTGATCACCGAGGCGGAGGCGCGCCGGGCCGCCCTCGAGCCGGTCCCCATCGGGCGGCGCGCCTTCCCCAAGCTCGCCCCGCACCTCGCGGAAGCCGAGGTAATGGCGCAGCCGAAGGAAACGGTGCACCTGCTCACCATCGATCGCGGCGTGCAGCGAGCGCTCGAGGCTCTCGCCGAGGAGCAGACCAAGCTCCTAGGCCGCAAGCTGTCGGCCGCCATTCTCGCCGTCGACCACACCACCGGCGAGGTGATCGCCCACGTCGGCTCGGCGGGCTACCTGGACGATGCGCGCGCCGGCGCCATCGACATGGTCAACGCCATGCGCTCGCCCGGCTCGACGCTGAAACCCTTCATCTACGGCCTGGCGTTCGAGGCCGGCCTCGCCCATCCCGAGACGCTGATCGAGGACCGCCCGGTACGCTACGGCAGCTACGCGCCGAAGAACTTCGACGAGGACTTCCACGGCACGGTGACGATCCGCGATGCGCTGGCCCAGTCGCTCAACATCCCGGCCGTGAAGGTTTTGTCGGCCGTCGGACCCGGCAAGCTCGCCGGCCGCTTCCGCAAGATCGGCGTCGAGCCGGCCTTCCCCGACAAGACAGTGCCGACGCTCGCCATGGCGCTCGGCGGCGTCGGACTGACGCTGCACGACGTCACGACGCTGTATGCGGGCCTCGCGCGCGGCGGCGATGTCGTACCGCTTGTCCACCGGCGCGCCGACGTTGCCGATGCCGCCAAGGCATTGCTTCACGGGAAACAGGCTGAGCGTAAGCGCCTGTTATCGCCGCTCGCCGCCTGGTACGTCAGCGACATCCTCAAGGATGCCCCCCCGCCCGTGAATGCCAAGGCCGGCCGCTTTGCCTACAAGACCGGCACCTCGTACGGCTACCGCGACGCGTGGGCCGTCGGATACGATGGCAAGTACACCGTCGCCGTGTGGGTCGGCCGGCCCGACGGGGCATCCACCCCGGGGCTGTCCGGCCGCGTCGCCGCCGCGCCCATCCTCTTCGATGCCTTCGCGCGCCTGGGCGACAAGCGAACGCCGCTGTCCGGTCCGCCGTCCGGGGCGCTGCGCGTGACGGGCTCCGAGCTGCCACCGCCGCTCAAACGCTTCCGCGAAGGCGGCATTGCCGACGTGGCGCAGGGTCCATTCCTCGAGCCACGCGTCCTCATCTCTTTCCCGCCCGACCGGGCCGAGGTCGAGACCGAAACCGGCGACCAGCTGCTGCTCAAGGCGAGCGGCGGCGTGCTGCCGCTGACCTGGCTCGTCAACGGCGCGCCGATCACGTCGGACCCGCGCGCCCGCCAGGTCGTCTGGCAGCCGGACGGCAACGGCTTCGTAAGGCTGTCGGTGGTCGACGCGAAGGGCCGGGTCGACCGCGTCACGGTCCGCCTCAAAGGCTCCGAGGGCGTTGTCACGATGGCGGGCGAGGAGCAGAAGCGGTAG
- a CDS encoding transglycosylase domain-containing protein, which yields MLVVFRVLVRALELLALLPFRILHLLLDRVAFNPRLGPLRHVAAAGIFYVCSALILVYVLAPIRGAVGHYTLGPKLHYDAERWLATAIYDARGSFVGTFDPRLDSLRDVNYTSEAIDVGDYVANPDHKSIPVREVPEQYWQCLVYHEDRNLGGVLNPFGIDLPGVLKIPFSTVRRSIAAKRLVLGVGGSTLSMQLVRVIYKTPPHASEGALVKLKRKFGEWWLAPVIYRELTGNGSQTALKQWAANHLWLAQRTGGAPLHGIELTSRIVFGKESPDLTIAEQFVLASAVNRPIILMEGSERLNAVRLDRWRYIVEVRARTCAEKLIKDEALQKEVLFDLVAMAAGPPDPKIKPRLQHALDEYAPGQALAALANPVIRANALMPAARYGVREEMKQRYGFAWRDHVRGITTTFDVVKNLALGGVIRGKLANVDGKYADKIDAGFTLDPAKISDERHSPGVIVAAANADGEIVRYYEQGENAAYFGSPFARETGTGYYDSGRESRMVASTGKIIAAIAIANTMRDTPQSLYLDAHAPAQGLETCARGEQRQGRRAVVAFACSLNDPLMNRTAQVGQGRVQRLIDQLGFNMPPVNADGSGTPPSTAVVLGQVAAAPRRVHHLAGVVLASLIGRGGTPLPAPTLVKQYDFTNTNEPEPDRARKIVPNSIIRAGGRSLVRALLQAPLCYEAAGKPTGTLKDLSAWCAARRPGLNLHFAKTGTQVTEDSDATVDAWVAGGLQFASGAAYSYVVVVGTGSAREPWARNLHAAQVAVPLVDALLADLEAEASGKKRAPIVPAKKAPAASVSGAKKPARLTSN from the coding sequence ATGCTCGTCGTATTCCGCGTGCTCGTGCGAGCGCTAGAGCTCCTGGCGCTGCTGCCGTTCCGCATTTTGCATCTTCTGCTCGATCGGGTGGCGTTCAACCCCCGCCTCGGCCCGCTGCGCCACGTCGCTGCGGCCGGCATCTTCTACGTCTGCAGCGCACTCATCCTCGTCTATGTGCTGGCTCCGATCCGCGGCGCGGTCGGCCACTACACGCTCGGGCCAAAGCTGCATTATGACGCCGAGCGCTGGCTGGCGACCGCGATCTACGATGCGCGCGGCAGCTTCGTTGGAACGTTCGATCCGCGCCTCGATAGCCTGCGCGATGTAAACTACACGAGCGAGGCGATCGACGTCGGCGACTACGTCGCCAACCCCGATCACAAGTCGATCCCGGTGCGCGAAGTCCCGGAGCAATATTGGCAGTGCCTCGTCTATCACGAGGACCGCAATCTCGGTGGCGTGCTGAACCCGTTTGGCATCGACCTGCCAGGCGTCTTGAAGATCCCGTTCTCGACCGTGCGCCGCTCGATCGCCGCCAAGCGGCTGGTGCTGGGCGTGGGCGGATCGACGCTTTCGATGCAGCTCGTCCGCGTCATCTACAAGACCCCGCCGCACGCCAGCGAAGGCGCGCTGGTGAAGCTGAAGCGCAAGTTCGGCGAATGGTGGCTGGCGCCGGTCATCTACCGCGAGCTGACCGGAAACGGCAGCCAGACGGCGTTGAAGCAATGGGCCGCGAACCACCTCTGGCTGGCGCAGCGGACGGGCGGCGCGCCCCTGCACGGCATCGAGCTCACGAGCCGCATCGTGTTCGGCAAGGAATCTCCCGACTTGACGATCGCCGAGCAGTTCGTGCTCGCCTCCGCCGTCAACCGGCCGATCATTCTCATGGAGGGCAGCGAACGGCTCAATGCCGTGCGGCTCGACCGCTGGCGCTACATCGTCGAGGTGCGGGCGCGTACCTGTGCCGAGAAGCTCATCAAGGACGAGGCGCTGCAGAAGGAGGTGCTGTTCGATCTCGTCGCCATGGCTGCCGGGCCGCCCGACCCGAAGATCAAGCCGCGCCTGCAGCACGCGCTGGACGAGTACGCGCCCGGTCAGGCGCTGGCGGCGCTGGCCAACCCCGTGATCCGCGCCAATGCACTGATGCCGGCGGCGCGCTACGGCGTGCGCGAGGAGATGAAGCAGCGCTACGGTTTCGCCTGGCGCGACCACGTGCGCGGCATCACCACCACTTTCGACGTCGTGAAGAACCTCGCTCTCGGTGGAGTTATCCGCGGCAAGCTGGCCAACGTCGACGGCAAGTATGCCGACAAGATAGACGCCGGTTTCACCCTCGACCCGGCCAAAATATCGGACGAGCGCCACAGCCCCGGCGTCATCGTGGCGGCTGCCAACGCCGACGGGGAGATCGTCCGCTACTACGAGCAGGGCGAGAACGCCGCTTATTTCGGCTCACCATTCGCGCGCGAGACGGGCACCGGCTACTACGACAGCGGTCGCGAGAGCCGCATGGTCGCATCGACCGGCAAAATCATCGCCGCCATCGCCATCGCCAACACCATGCGCGACACGCCGCAGTCGCTCTATCTCGATGCGCACGCACCGGCGCAGGGGCTGGAGACTTGTGCGCGCGGCGAACAGCGGCAGGGGCGGCGCGCCGTCGTTGCCTTCGCCTGCTCGCTCAACGACCCGCTCATGAACCGCACCGCGCAGGTGGGACAGGGGCGCGTGCAACGCCTGATCGATCAGCTCGGCTTCAACATGCCGCCGGTGAACGCCGACGGCAGCGGCACCCCGCCGTCGACCGCCGTGGTGCTGGGCCAGGTTGCAGCGGCGCCGCGGAGGGTGCACCACCTGGCCGGCGTCGTTCTGGCCAGTCTCATCGGCCGGGGCGGCACGCCGCTTCCGGCGCCGACGCTGGTCAAGCAGTACGATTTCACCAACACCAACGAGCCGGAGCCCGACCGGGCGCGCAAGATCGTACCCAACTCGATCATCCGCGCCGGCGGGCGAAGCCTCGTGCGGGCGCTCCTGCAAGCCCCGCTCTGCTATGAAGCGGCCGGCAAGCCGACGGGCACGTTGAAGGATCTTTCGGCCTGGTGTGCGGCCCGACGCCCCGGGCTCAACCTGCACTTCGCCAAGACCGGTACGCAGGTGACGGAGGATTCCGACGCCACCGTGGACGCTTGGGTCGCAGGCGGACTGCAGTTCGCCAGCGGTGCCGCTTACTCCTACGTCGTCGTCGTCGGCACCGGGTCGGCGCGCGAGCCGTGGGCGCGGAACCTGCACGCCGCGCAGGTTGCCGTACCGCTCGTCGACGCACTGCTGGCGGATTTGGAGGCGGAAGCGTCGGGCAAGAAGCGGGCGCCGATTGTGCCCGCAAAGAAGGCGCCGGCCGCTTCAGTATCCGGAGCGAAGAAGCCGGCGCGCCTCACATCGAACTGA
- a CDS encoding extracellular catalytic domain type 2 short-chain-length polyhydroxyalkanoate depolymerase: MKRRLFPLFLLALAAILGGCSEHPSAELPALDAKREATSVSGISSGAYMAGQFEMAHAKDVVGAGIIAGGPYGCSESLFADIIPGPGSALLNLTKAINGCMQSGLQAFGVPNPKHLAERAERLAEHDRIDPIADVKTDRIYLFSGTNDTTVVPAIVEAARKFYEDVGVPNSQVLFVSNIPAAHAFVTDVRGPECDHAGKPYIVDCDYDQAGALLGQIYGTLNKPAAKTTGHFQVFDQDAFTEGLSNHGLSDDGVVYVPEACRTNGGCRVHIAFHGCGQNRTFVGDAFARDSGYARWADTNNIVVLFPQTAATPLNPQGCWDWWGYTGPEYLTRDAPQIIAVYRMLERLASPRTSS, translated from the coding sequence ATGAAACGACGGCTATTTCCTCTGTTTCTTCTGGCACTCGCCGCCATACTTGGCGGCTGTAGCGAGCACCCGTCCGCGGAACTTCCGGCACTTGATGCCAAGCGCGAAGCCACCTCCGTTTCGGGCATCTCCTCCGGCGCCTACATGGCCGGCCAGTTCGAGATGGCGCACGCCAAGGACGTGGTCGGCGCGGGCATCATCGCCGGAGGACCCTATGGCTGTTCGGAAAGCCTGTTCGCGGACATCATTCCCGGCCCTGGCAGCGCGCTGCTCAATCTCACCAAGGCCATCAATGGCTGCATGCAAAGTGGGCTGCAGGCATTCGGCGTGCCGAACCCCAAGCACCTCGCTGAACGCGCCGAGCGCCTTGCCGAGCACGATCGCATCGACCCGATCGCCGACGTGAAGACGGACCGCATCTATCTGTTCTCGGGCACGAACGATACGACCGTGGTTCCGGCCATCGTCGAAGCCGCGCGCAAATTCTACGAGGACGTGGGCGTACCCAATTCGCAGGTCCTCTTCGTCTCGAACATTCCCGCCGCGCACGCCTTCGTCACCGACGTCCGCGGCCCGGAATGCGACCATGCGGGCAAGCCCTACATCGTCGACTGCGACTACGATCAGGCCGGCGCGCTGCTCGGTCAGATTTATGGCACGCTCAACAAGCCGGCCGCGAAGACGACCGGGCATTTCCAGGTCTTCGACCAAGACGCTTTTACCGAGGGGCTGTCCAACCACGGGTTGAGCGACGACGGCGTCGTCTACGTGCCCGAGGCCTGCCGGACCAACGGCGGTTGCCGCGTGCACATCGCATTCCACGGCTGCGGGCAGAACCGCACGTTCGTCGGCGATGCCTTCGCGCGCGATTCCGGCTACGCCCGCTGGGCCGACACCAACAACATCGTCGTGCTATTCCCGCAGACTGCCGCGACGCCGCTCAATCCGCAGGGCTGCTGGGACTGGTGGGGCTACACCGGGCCCGAGTATCTGACGCGCGACGCGCCGCAGATCATCGCCGTTTACCGTATGCTGGAGCGACTGGCATCGCCGCGGACCTCTTCCTGA